A region of the Longimicrobiaceae bacterium genome:
GACGGCTTCTACGTGCGCTATTACCCGGCGGCGTACTACTCCACGCACGTGCAGATCTGGGTGCCGCAGGGCAGCCCCGCCGTGGGCCGCGAGTTCGACCCGTCCACGATGGTGGCGACCCCGGCCAACACCGCCAAGCAGCGCCTGGTGCAGTCCGCTCGGCCGCGGACGAGTTGAAGCCGAACAGGTCGAGGGGATGACGAACGGCGCGCCTCGAGAGATCGGGGCGCGCCGTTCTTGCCCTCACCCGGCTCGTAAAACTCGCCTGCCCTGAAAAGAAAGTGATCTTCGCGAATTCGCCGAAGTGGCGATGTAGCAACACTTTCATCCGCTAGGGTGAGCGAAGCTCGTGGACGACTCATCCGCAAGCGGGGGAAGGCACGGCTTCCACCTAGGCGGCGGGTTCCAGGCTCTTCGGCGGGCCTCCTTGCCACCGCACTGCTGGCGACTCGCGCTGCGCGCTGCGGGGGCAGGGACGAGCGGCATTGCTTCGGTCTTCAGGTGCCGACACACCTCCGGCACCGTGCGATCCGAGGTCAGAAGCGCCTCCCCTTCCCGGAGCACCCCACGATCTGTGTTGCGCTCTGCTGCGTCTTCTTCATCCGGAAGTCTCCTCACCTCAAAGGCTCTGGGTAGACTCCAATTCTACCTGGTCCAGTTTCCGGGGGGGGGGCAGGCCACTTCTGGAAGGAGCGTCCGTGCGGTTGGCGCCGCGGAGGTTAGGCCGTCCCGACCTTTGACGCTCCCGTCATGTGCAGATCTACGTCGTCCACCCTCGTCTCGCCGGTTGCGCGACAAGCCACCAGTATGCTGTTGCGCCGATAAATCCAGAAATCAGAATCGCGGCACCCCACAATCCTTTTCGCCTGCCGGTGTAGTGCCGCCCCCAATGGAACAGGGCCAGCAACCAAGTGGGAAACACAGATATTGCCGTTGATGGCCATGAAGATATTAAAGCCAACCACAACACCGGAGTGTTCCCGGAGCGCATCGCGGAGTGTTCCATTCATTAGGAGGAGCATCCGACCCGATGCCCAAACAGGCCAGAACACTCGTAAACCGTCCGAAACGAATCATCGACAGCGCATCCCAGGGTTAACACTTGGTTTTGCGAATCCGGCAGATGTCACCGCGAATCCGGCTAGGGATCCTACGGAATCCGCCGAACAGCAGTTGCGTCGGCAGGAGCCGGATTGGTTATCTGCCGTGGGCCAGCGGTGAAGATGTCCTTCACCTAAGCGACCGCAGCGGGCGTGTGGAGTTCGATAGCTGGGGTGATCAGGACCGCAGCAAGCTTGGCACGTGAGATCCCAGTTCTGCGAGTTCCTTCACTGTGACTCCGCTCAACTGCATGCGGGGTTTCGCCCTTGGGGAGTGCACCATTTGTCGAGCATGTAGCCATGCAGATCACATTTGACACCACCTTGCACCCCGAGTGGTCCTCGTACCCCGGCCTCTACTGATAGCTGCATCGGCGTTCAAATAGCTCACCGTAGGGATCTGCGTGGTTTACTTCGATTCCGACTGTCGGCCCCACCTGTGCGTTCATATACACGCCTACGCCCCCGACTGTGATCTCTTCACCTACGCGTACACCAACTTCTAGCTTAAATGTTAGAAGATCTGCAACGGAACATCCTGTCCAATGATCCGCTTCAGTACAGAGCCCATACGGATCAGAATAGCTGACGGGATCCCCGTCCGCGAACCCATACGCATTGAGTCCACCCGCGATGCCCATTGGATCGGGCTGGGTGAAGGTGCCGGAGACGGGGTTGTAGTAGCGGTTGCGCATGTACTTCAACCCGCTGCCGTCGACCTTCTCGTCGGTGAGGCTGCCGAACCAGATCTGCTTGTCCACCGTCTCGGTAGCGGCGTGGTACGGGTCCAGGCTGGAGCCGGGCCAGATCGTCTTGCCGCAGAGATAGGCCGTCTGCACGCAGGGCACCCGCATCCCGGTCGCCGTCGTGGCACCCTCGAAGCTTCCGTTCCAGGCGGCGTAGGGCACGACCGGGTAGGGGCCGTTCCAGGCGTCCAGTCCGAAGCTCGCACTCACGGCGGGCGTGTAGCCCATCCGTGTGATCTCGAGCGGCTGGTCGATGCCCCCGCCGTGCGTGTATGCCACTCGGCCGTACTGCGCACCCTGCGCGTTGTCATCCTCCAGGTCGGAATCGGACACGTTGCCGCCCGGCGCGCGAACCTCATAGAGGATCTGGTCGCCGTTCCACACGAAGCGGGTGATCGTGCTCGCGCAACTGGTACTCGTGCACGCCTTGTCTCGCCGGGTCCGAGCCAGCACTCTGCGTCCCAGCGCATCGTACCGGTACCACTCGAACGCGCCCGACGTGCCGTTGTTCAGCGCATACGAAGCTGTGCAGGCGAACCGGTTGGGACCGCTGCCGGACACCTCCTTCACATCACACGACTGCCGGTCGGTCATCCGCAGCTTCTCGTCGCCTCCGTAGAAGCTGCGCGTGTGGTCAATCATGCTCATCATGTTCTGCTGCGCGTGCACCTCCTCCTGGTTGCCCGCCGCATCGTACCGGAACGACTGCATGGTTCCGGCGCCGGAGCCGTAATAGCTGGTCGCTGGGTGTGATCCCGTCATGCGGCCAGACGCCCCGTCGTATTCGTAGTCGGTCGGCGTGCTGTCGCCCACGTGCTGCTCTTGAAGACGGAGCCCCAGCGCGTTTACCACGTACCGGGTCGGCCCCAGATCGGCCGGGCTCATCGGGTGGTAGGCGGTGCTGGTGGTCGTCCGCAGGCTTCCCAGCAGCGAGTAGGTGTTGCTCGTAGTGTTGTTGCCGTCGATGTCGAGCGCCTTCCCACGCTCGTCGTAGGTCCAGGAGACGCGGTCGATGTCGTGCGGGACGCTCCCAACGGTCCCATTCCAGTTCCACGCGGCGTCATAGCGCTCCGCCAGCCGGCTGTCCGCGTCGTAGCGGAGCTTCTCGTATCGATTACCCGGATACGAGATGCTGTCGGTGCGCCCTTCCGCATCGTAGAAGAACCCGTATTGGGTTCCGAGGACGCCCGTGACCTGGGACAGGGCGCCGCTGCCCGGCTCGTACGCGTACTGCTCCAGGTCGTAGAGCTGCGAGGTGGTGCCGTTACGTGGCGCGATGGTTGACGGGTGCCGCAGCGTTACGGGGCGGCCGTCCAAGTCGTACGTGTGGGCGATCGCATAGACGTGCTGGTCGAACTCGCCCGCCGCGCCGGTCACGGTCCAAGTGCGGATGTGCAGCGTATCCGTTTTCAGCTGGCCGTTCGGATAGTAGGTGCGCCGTACCTGCGCGTCCCGGTTGTCGGCCGCGACCATCGCGCCGGTCAGCGGATCGTAGCGGAACTCGGCCGTGTCACCCGGAATAGTCACGGGGCTCGCCATTATCGCCGGATTCGGGAATGTAGCGGTGTAGAACGCCTGATTCGTGCTCGCCTCCGAGAGCACGAACGACGTCGCGGCATACGTCTTCGCAGGAACGATGCGCCGGGTGGGGCGGTCCAGCGCGTCGTACGCGATACGCACGGTGGCCCGCGGGTCGGTCTGCGCGGTGTCATTGCCGGCGAGGTCGAATGCAGACGTGAGCGTCGTGCCATCCTCGCGCACCTCCTGCCATGCGCGGCCGGCGGGGTCGCGCGTCCAGGAGTTCGTGAGCTTACGGGTCGGAGCCGTGCTGCTCCAGCGCGAGATGGTGGTGGTCAGGCCACCGGGGTCGCGCACGGTACGCACGTGGAGGTTGCCTTCGGTCGCATCCCCGGAGGTGATTGTGAGCGTGTCCTGATCGGCTGCGTCATACCAGGCGTGCGCGAGCAGCCGATGTGTGGCGTCGTTGCCCGGGGCGTCGACCAAGGTGTCTCGCCCGAAGCCGTCTTCAAAGGTCTCCGTGTAGAACCCGAGGGGTGAGGTTACGCGTTTCACGTTGCCCAGCACCGCGTCGTACGTCACGGTCGTGGCAGGCTCACTGCGGTTGATGGCGGCCTGGCTCCGAACGCTCGTGACGCGGCCTTCCCCGTCGTACGAGAAGTAGACACGGGTCGAGTCCCCTCGCCCGTCCTGCTGCCACGCCCGGTTACCCGCCGCATCGAATGCGCTGACGGTGCTGTCCCCCTCAGGATTGACCACGCGTGTGGGGAAGTCCAGCCAGTTAGAGTCGCCGTACTCGTAGCGGGTAGTTGCGTTGCGTCCGTCCCCGTACGGATTAAGCCGCGTGACGCTGCGCACGTTTCCGCGCTCATCGTGCTCCGATACCTGGGTGTAGCCGTTCGACCCCACGACCCTGGTCACCAACCCCGGAAACCGCGGATCGCCGCGCACCACCACCGCCGTCGCGTCCCCACGGGCGTTGACGATCTTGCGCGGCCCGCCCCAGCGGTCCAGCCAGAAGCGGTTGTAGATGGTGCTGTCCACGCGCGGCCCGCCCATCAGCGTGTACGTGTCGGTGGTCCACGCGGGCGCGCCCGGCGGCTGGTTCGCAGCGGGAGCCAGCCCACGCGTCTCCTGCGCCTGGAAGCCCAGCACGATGTCCGAGCCCTGCCCCTGCATCTCCAGGCGCGAGTTCGCCAGCTTCCCGCCCGCGTCGTACCCGTAGCGCGAGACGGTACCCCGCGCGTCCGTCTGCGTTGCCACACGGCGCGGGGCGGTGACGACGGTATCGAACGTCATCACCTCCGTCGTCGCGTCCGGGTCGGTGAACTGCGTCAGCCGGCCCGTGCCGTCCACGCTCATCGTGACGCTGCGCTGGGCCGTGCCTGCCGTCAGCGTCGCCACGCTCAGCTTGCCTGCGTTCGCGTACGTGAAGCCGTACTGATAGTTGCTGACGCCGTAGAGGTGGATCGTGTTCAGCCGCCGCGTGGTGGTGTCCACGTCGAAGACCGTGCGGTGGCCGAAGCGGTCCTCGCTCGCCCGCTGTGCTCCCCCGGCGTCGTACCACAGCTTCGCCTTCCCCGGCAGCCTCCCGTACGTAGATGCCGTAGGCCTGCGTGGGCGCGTACTGCCGGATCGTGTCGCCGCGCGAGACAACGTCGCCGTACCACACGTATGAGGCGGAGCTCGCCGGGTTGTAGACCTGCGTGCTGCCGTCGCCGCCCACCCACAGCAGGCGGTTGTTCGAGACGGGGATCACTTGCTCGAAGCCCGCCAGCCACCAGCCGGCCCCGAAGGGCGAGGCCGAGCGGTTGACCACCGCCATCTCGCCCGATGCCGTGTAGCTCGCTACCACCGTGCTGCCCGAGTACGCGGTGACCTGCAGCGTGTACGGGTAGAGGCCGGTGGGCTGCGTAATGTCCCAGTCCCAGCCGATGGTGATGCGCCGCGACACGTTCGCACCCCAGCCGGTCCAGCTCCCGGTGTGGGACTGTGACTGCCCGGCGACCGCCACCGTGGCATCCACCCGGTCGGCTGCGGCGGGCAGCGTCACGTAGGCGCCCACCAGCGGGTGCGGCTGCGCGTGCTGGCTGTTGTACAGAAGCACGGGAGTGCGTGCCTTGCTGCGGATGCGCACCGACGGCAGCGCGTGCGCCAGGCGCAGATCCCCGCACTCGTACGCACCGCCCGAGACGGCGATCGTCAGGCACATGCCGCGCATCTGCGTCGCCGATGCCTGCGCGGGCTCCAGCGACAGGCCCGGCTTCGTGCAGTCCCACACCTGCATGGGGCTGCCCGGCACGCCGCGGTCGCCGAAGCGCGCCGTGTACTCGCTGCTCGCGGTCAGCGCGTTCATCACCCCTGACCAGTCGCTGCCCACAGGTGCCGAGCTCCACTCCGTGCCTACCGGCTCGCGCGCCATGAGGTGCAGGTAGAGCTGCTTCGTCACGTCCGCGTTCGTGCGCCCGTTGATGAAGCGCGTCTGGTACTCCACGGAGTAGACGGCCTGCTGGACGATGTAGCGCATGCTCCGCCCGCTGTCGGCCGGGGCATGCCAGAACGCCACCTCGCCCGGTGTCGCCTCGCGCTCCAGCACCTGGCGGTACACGCCCTGAACGGCCTCCGCGCGGGTTGGGCTGCACTGGGCGGCAGCGGTGGTGACGTGGGCCAGGAGGAGGGCGACGACGGAAATGACGAGCTTCCACGGGAAGTGGGGCCGCGGGACGGAACGAGGCATGAACGAAGGACTTTCGACTGGAAAGGTTGAGGGACAGCAACTACGCACGGGAGAGATCGGACCCGGTGACGAAGCGGCGGAACTGAATGGGGTTCAGGCGGAGCTTGAGGTGGGAAACGTATGGAGTGGAGCAGGCGACCGCAACCGCCACCCGACGTCGCGTCGCAGACATATCATATCATACCAGATACATGATTTAACTATGCATTCCTAAGAGACGGGGGTAACCGTAGTTTGTGAGTGAGGCGAGCGTCTGGGCGGAATAGTCCTGAAGGATTTTACCGGTGGCGCTGGCGAGCGCATCAAGGCTGGCCGAGAGCTTGTCTCCGAGACGGCGGCGGAGATCGAGCCAGACGCGCTCAGCAGGGTTGAGTTCGGGCGAGTAGGGTGGTAGCCGCGCGAGGAGGATGTTATCCGGGATGAGGAGCGCCGTTGCTACGTGTGCGGGCGCTCCGTCGAGAACCAGAATGTTCAGGGTATCCGGAAAGGCGAGCGAGAACTCGTTGAGAAAAGCTTGAAAGCAGATGGTGTCGAGGGCGGGCAACTCCAGGAAGAAGGAATCACCCGAAGCCGGCTCGACCGCACCGTAGAACCAGAGGTACTCGTAGCGCGGAAGCATGAGCTGGATCGGCTTGACGCCTGGGGCCGTGATGCGGCGGCCCGTCCCCGACTCATGAAGCCCGATGCGTGTCTCGTCCTCGAAGAAGCAGCGCACCGGCAGGGGTGAGAAGGCAACTGCCAGATCGACGAGCCGCTTCAGCCACCCGAGGAAGGCGGCGGCGGCGATGGCGTTTTTTTTACATGCTGCGGTCTGGCCCTCTTCAGCTTGCTCCCCAGCCGGAAACGTACCAGGCCGTAGACCGTCGTATAGGGGATCTCGAGGCCGAACTCCTGTTCGAGCCATTGCCGGACCTGCTTGTAGCTACAGAAGCCCTCGCCCTGAAGCTGCTCCTCGAGGGCTTTCAGCACCGCCGGCGCGAGTACCTTCTGCCCTGGCTTGGCACCCGGCGCCCTGATGTCCAGCAGGGCATCCAACCCGCCGGTTTCGTAGGCTGAGAGCCACTCCCCGACCGTGTTGCGATGAACACCGAGGTGCTTGGCCGCGGCACCCCGGCTCCGGACCTGGCCCGAGCAGATGAGGACGAGCAGGTGAACCCGCCTCTTCCGCTTCGCATCCTTCGTCTTCGCCAGCCGCTCCTCGAGGGTCTCCAGCGGCTCATGGATCTCCGGCATGACTCGGCGCATGGGCTCCTCCCATTGAGGTTAACCCAAGTTACTCGTCAATGCACGAACAAAACAAGAATCTGGTATCAGAAGAAACAGCTTGCTCGGACGGCTGGACTCGTCCCGACGAAAACATGCTCCCGCCGGGATCCTTCATACCGGGGGGAGCATGGCGGGTGCGCCCCGCGTTCGCTCAGCGCGGAGCCGGCATCGGCTGGACGGGGACGGAGCGGCCGGTGATGGGATCGTACTTCTCCAGCACCTTGCCCACGTCGCGCGAGCCTTCCTGCACGGCGCGGGCGGCCTCGTCCACGTCGTCGTCGGTGCGCAGGACGTGGGGGGTAAGCAGCAGGAACAGCTCGGTGTTCGCGGTGGTGTTGCGGGTGGAGCGGAAGAGCCCGCCGAGCAACGGGATGTCCTTCAGCCCGGGGATGCCGGAGCGGGTGGTGGTGTGCTCCTGGCCCATCAGGCCGCCGATGACCGTCGTGTGCCGGTCCTGTACCAGCAGCACGGTCTCCGCCTCGCGCGTGCTGATGATGGGCGCACCGAACTGGCTCTCGGCAGTCGCCGTGCTCACCTCCTGGAGCAGCGTGAGGGTGACGAAGCCGTCCTGGTTGATGGTGGGGCGGATGGTGAGCTGCGTGCCCACGTCGCGGTACTGCACCACCTCGTCGCGCGCGCCCCCGTCGGTGGGCAGCGAGCGCGAGATCTGCACGAATGGGCGCTGGTCGCCCACCAGGATGCGCGCCTGCTGGTTGTTCTGGGCGATGATGATGGGGCGGGAAACGATGGTGGCCTGGCCGGACGAGGCGAGCGCGTGGATGATCACCGTCGCGTCCACGCCGCCCACGTTCATCAGGTTGACGAGGATGTTCCCCGGCGTGTTGTCGGTGATGTGCCCGCCGATGGTGGTGCCGGTGCGCGGCTCCCGCTGGTTCGGGACGTTCACGTCCAACCCGAGCGACAGGTTCTTGTCGCGTCGGACCTCCACGATCAAAACCTCGATCATCACCTGCAGCGGCCGCTCGTCGAGCAGCTGCACCGCCTGGGCGATGGTCTGGTAGTCCGATGTGCTGCTGCGGATGAGCAGCGAGTTGGTGAGCGCGTCGGGCACGATCTGGACGTTGCCGCGCACCTGGCCGGAGAGCACCGTCACGTTCGGCTGCGGCGCGGACGCGGCCGAGGCGATGGTGGGGTTCGCGGGGTCGGTCACCGGCGGCACGCGCTGGGACCGCAGCTCGCGAGAGAGGGACGAGGCCGCGTCGCCGAACACGCCGCTGCTGGGCTGGCGCTGCCCCAACCCGAACAGCTCGCGGAGCGTGCCGGCGACCGCGTCGGCCTGGGCGTGGCGCAGACGGAGGACGAAGAGCTGTGCATCTCCCGACTGCGCAGCAGCGCCGCCGCTGAACGTGGGCTGCGGCGTCATCGGCTGCGGAGCTGGCGGCGGGATCGCCTCGATGCGGGTGAGCGAGCCGTCCTGCACCATGCGGAGGCCGTTCGAGCGCACCACGTTGTCCAGGAATCCGCGTACCTCGGCCCGCGACCGCGGCGTACTGCTGCGGATGGTGACCGGGGTGGACGGCAGGCTGCCGTACGTCACGTTGACGCCCGCCAGCTCGGCCAGCGCGGTGACGACCACACGCAGGTCGGTGTCGCGGAAGTCGACGGTGTAGCCGGCGGCGGTGGTGCGCACGCCGGGCGACGGCTGCTGCTGCGCGCCCAGCCGCGGGGCGGCGCCGAGCGTGAAGGCGAGCAGGGCGACGGCGACGGGCGCGCGCGTGACGTGGAGCTTCCGCATCGGGTACCTTCGGGTATGTGCGTCGCGCGACGGGCGCGAGGGATGTATCACGGGTGCGCAGGGTCGAGACGGACGGTGGTGACGCCGCCGGCGCCGCGGAACCGGGCGACGCCGCGGGAGACGGCGAGCAGCTTCTGCCCCGCGAACTCCTCGCCGACGTGCATCAGCCGCGTGGCACCGTTGATCTCCACCGCGAGCAGGACGCCGCCCGCGCCGTCCGTCGCCATGCCGTGCAGGCGGATGGCGGCCATGAGAGCCGGCGGCGGCGGGGGAGGGGGAGGCATGGAGCCGGCCGGCGGGGCGGACGCGGCGCGCAGCACCTCTCCCGGCGTGCGATAGCGCCCGGAGGCGCGCGCGCGGTCGCTGCGGAACGGATCGCGCGCCACCGACGCAAGGACGAGGCGGTCCAGCTCCTCGGCGTCGGAGCGCGCCTCCACTTCGGCGTCGGCGGACGCGGAGGCAGGCGCAGGCGCAGCGGACGGGGTGCCCGAGAGCGGTGCTGCCGTGGCGCCAGCGGCCATCACGGCCCAGGCGCAGGACATGGCGAGGACGGCGAGCGAGGCCCAGTTGTGCCACGTCCAGCCGCGGAAGCTCCCGATCATCGCGGGGCCTCCGCCGAGTCGGCCTGCGCCGCATCTCCCGAGTCGTCCAGCACGAACCCGGTGACCGTGAAGCGGAACGTGACGGTGACCGGGCCGGCGGCGACCGGGACCACGCCGCCGGGGCCCACGGCGGCCGGATAGCCGGAGGCGGGCGCCTCCTGCGAGCGGAGGTCCAGGTCGGTCACGTGGAAGAGCGTGGGCCCGCTCTCCAGGTCCGCGAGCAGTGTCAGGAAACCCTCGTAGTCGCTCTCGCCTTCCACGCGCAGGGGGATCGCGAGCAGGCCGCGTCCGGCCGGTCGCGGCGGGAGCGCCTCGACGCGGGTGAGCGCGGCGGGGGCGATGGTGGCGGACTCGTCCACGCGGCGGGAGAGCGCGGCCTGCGTCTCGGCCAGGGGGCCGCCCTTCATCAGGCGTGGAACGGTAGCGAGCAGCCGGGCGCCAGCGTGGTCGAACGCCCCCCGGTAGCCGCGTGCCTCCGCCAGGAGCCGGCGCTCGCGGGCGAGCAGGCCCTGCTCGCGGTCCAGCGTGGCCCGCGCGTCGGCCATCCGGTCCAGGTATGGCACGACCGCGAGGCGGAAGAGCAGCATCACCGCCAGCGCGGCGGCGCCCCAGCCGATGGCACGCCGGTCCTGCTCGCGCATCTCCGCCCACCTCACGGCCGGCCTCCGAACGCTGCGGGGGATGCGGAGCGGGACGAGGACGGGTCGCGCGTGGCAGATGCGCGGCCGGCCGGGACCGCGTATGACGGAAGCAGCGCCGGGGCCCCGAAGCGGAGCGAGAAGCGCTCGCGCTCGCCCGCGGCGGTCTCCTCGCGCTGGACCGAGGAGGCGAACCGGACGCCGCGCAGGCCGTCCGCGCGCCCGAGTGCGATCACCACGCCCGAGGCGCTGCTCGCGGTGCCCTCCACCGCCACCTCGGCGCCGTCGGTGCGCAGCGACTGGAGGCTGGCCTGGCGCGGCAGCGCGTCGGAGAGCGTGGCGAAGAACGGCACCCAGCGCGGGCGCGCGGCCTCCAGGCTGTCCAGCGCGGCGAGCCGCTGCTGCACGGAGTCGATCTCGGCGCGGGTGCGGAGCACGGCGGTCACGGCGGGGCGGAGGGTTGCGCGCTGCCGCTCGATCCGCGCGACCTCGTCCTCGAGGCGCTGGAGCCGCATCCACGCGCCGAACGCGCACGCGGCGGCGGAGAGACCGAGCAGCACCGCCGTCCTCCGCAGCGCAGCTCGCCGCGCGGGGAGGCGATGCGCGTCCGGCCGCAGGTCGTGCGAGCGCGCGGAGGCCAGGGTCGCGCCGAACGCCGCCATCTCCTCCGCGGTTTCGAAGCCGGGAACGCGCCGCGCATCCTCCCATCCGGCGACCGCCGCGGCCCGCGCCTCTTCATCCGCCGTGGCGCCGGCGAGGAAGATGGAGGCCGCTCCCGCATTTGCCGATCGCGCCAGACTCGCCAGGTGGGCGGATCGCGCATCTCCCGTCCCGTAGTCCTCGTTGTTCCATGCGAGCGGGAGCGACCGGGCGAGGTGGACGCGACCATCCTCCAGCACCAGGCCGTCCGTGGAGTGGTCGTGGAAGAGGACGAGCAGGTGCCCGCCCTTCCGCAGCTCGGGCGCGAGGGCGAGCGCGGCGGCAGCCGCGGCGGCGTGGGACGGAGAGATGGAGGCGACCGTGAGCCCCGCTTCCGCCGCGGCCGCGACGATCGTCTCCACCAGCGCGGCGGAGGCGACGGAGACGAGGGCGCTGGGCTCGTCCGCGTCGGCCGTGTGGGACGGGAGAGGGGCGACGTATGCGGCGACGGGGCCGGGCGCGAGCGGGAACCAGCGGTCGGCGCCGCGCTCCACCATCAGCCGCAGCCCGGCCGGGCGCAGCGGCGGCAGGCGCAGCGCCTTGGCGAGCGCGAGGGGCCGCAGGAGCGTGACGTGGACCTCCGCGCGCGGGCCGGCGACGTCCGCGATCTCGTGGAAGGCAGCCGCGAGCGCA
Encoded here:
- a CDS encoding helix-turn-helix domain-containing protein gives rise to the protein MRRVMPEIHEPLETLEERLAKTKDAKRKRRVHLLVLICSGQVRSRGAAAKHLGVHRNTVGEWLSAYETGGLDALLDIRAPGAKPGQKVLAPAVLKALEEQLQGEGFCSYKQVRQWLEQEFGLEIPYTTVYGLVRFRLGSKLKRARPQHVKKTPSPPPPSSGG
- a CDS encoding IS630 family transposase, coding for MRCFFEDETRIGLHESGTGRRITAPGVKPIQLMLPRYEYLWFYGAVEPASGDSFFLELPALDTICFQAFLNEFSLAFPDTLNILVLDGAPAHVATALLIPDNILLARLPPYSPELNPAERVWLDLRRRLGDKLSASLDALASATGKILQDYSAQTLASLTNYGYPRLLGMHS
- a CDS encoding secretin N-terminal domain-containing protein yields the protein MRKLHVTRAPVAVALLAFTLGAAPRLGAQQQPSPGVRTTAAGYTVDFRDTDLRVVVTALAELAGVNVTYGSLPSTPVTIRSSTPRSRAEVRGFLDNVVRSNGLRMVQDGSLTRIEAIPPPAPQPMTPQPTFSGGAAAQSGDAQLFVLRLRHAQADAVAGTLRELFGLGQRQPSSGVFGDAASSLSRELRSQRVPPVTDPANPTIASAASAPQPNVTVLSGQVRGNVQIVPDALTNSLLIRSSTSDYQTIAQAVQLLDERPLQVMIEVLIVEVRRDKNLSLGLDVNVPNQREPRTGTTIGGHITDNTPGNILVNLMNVGGVDATVIIHALASSGQATIVSRPIIIAQNNQQARILVGDQRPFVQISRSLPTDGGARDEVVQYRDVGTQLTIRPTINQDGFVTLTLLQEVSTATAESQFGAPIISTREAETVLLVQDRHTTVIGGLMGQEHTTTRSGIPGLKDIPLLGGLFRSTRNTTANTELFLLLTPHVLRTDDDVDEAARAVQEGSRDVGKVLEKYDPITGRSVPVQPMPAPR
- the gspM gene encoding type II secretion system protein GspM, producing the protein MRWAEMREQDRRAIGWGAAALAVMLLFRLAVVPYLDRMADARATLDREQGLLARERRLLAEARGYRGAFDHAGARLLATVPRLMKGGPLAETQAALSRRVDESATIAPAALTRVEALPPRPAGRGLLAIPLRVEGESDYEGFLTLLADLESGPTLFHVTDLDLRSQEAPASGYPAAVGPGGVVPVAAGPVTVTFRFTVTGFVLDDSGDAAQADSAEAPR
- a CDS encoding RHS repeat-associated core domain-containing protein: MDTTTRRLNTIHLYGVSNYQYGFTYANAGKLSVATLTAGTAQRSVTMSVDGTGRLTQFTDPDATTEVMTFDTVVTAPRRVATQTDARGTVSRYGYDAGGKLANSRLEMQGQGSDIVLGFQAQETRGLAPAANQPPGAPAWTTDTYTLMGGPRVDSTIYNRFWLDRWGGPRKIVNARGDATAVVVRGDPRFPGLVTRVVGSNGYTQVSEHDERGNVRSVTRLNPYGDGRNATTRYEYGDSNWLDFPTRVVNPEGDSTVSAFDAAGNRAWQQDGRGDSTRVYFSYDGEGRVTSVRSQAAINRSEPATTVTYDAVLGNVKRVTSPLGFYTETFEDGFGRDTLVDAPGNDATHRLLAHAWYDAADQDTLTITSGDATEGNLHVRTVRDPGGLTTTISRWSSTAPTRKLTNSWTRDPAGRAWQEVREDGTTLTSAFDLAGNDTAQTDPRATVRIAYDALDRPTRRIVPAKTYAATSFVLSEASTNQAFYTATFPNPAIMASPVTIPGDTAEFRYDPLTGAMVAADNRDAQVRRTYYPNGQLKTDTLHIRTWTVTGAAGEFDQHVYAIAHTYDLDGRPVTLRHPSTIAPRNGTTSQLYDLEQYAYEPGSGALSQVTGVLGTQYGFFYDAEGRTDSISYPGNRYEKLRYDADSRLAERYDAAWNWNGTVGSVPHDIDRVSWTYDERGKALDIDGNNTTSNTYSLLGSLRTTTSTAYHPMSPADLGPTRYVVNALGLRLQEQHVGDSTPTDYEYDGASGRMTGSHPATSYYGSGAGTMQSFRYDAAGNQEEVHAQQNMMSMIDHTRSFYGGDEKLRMTDRQSCDVKEVSGSGPNRFACTASYALNNGTSGAFEWYRYDALGRRVLARTRRDKACTSTSCASTITRFVWNGDQILYEVRAPGGNVSDSDLEDDNAQGAQYGRVAYTHGGGIDQPLEITRMGYTPAVSASFGLDAWNGPYPVVPYAAWNGSFEGATTATGMRVPCVQTAYLCGKTIWPGSSLDPYHAATETVDKQIWFGSLTDEKVDGSGLKYMRNRYYNPVSGTFTQPDPMGIAGGLNAYGFADGDPVSYSDPYGLCTEADHWTGCSVADLLTFKLEVGVRVGEEITVGGVGVYMNAQVGPTVGIEVNHADPYGELFERRCSYQ
- a CDS encoding PilN domain-containing protein — its product is MTESGMEERPQGRERWAGTRVGVAIGPGGLLACEAARGRPWRGLSVALPAPEADGWGDALAAAFHEIADVAGPRAEVHVTLLRPLALAKALRLPPLRPAGLRLMVERGADRWFPLAPGPVAAYVAPLPSHTADADEPSALVSVASAALVETIVAAAAEAGLTVASISPSHAAAAAAALALAPELRKGGHLLVLFHDHSTDGLVLEDGRVHLARSLPLAWNNEDYGTGDARSAHLASLARSANAGAASIFLAGATADEEARAAAVAGWEDARRVPGFETAEEMAAFGATLASARSHDLRPDAHRLPARRAALRRTAVLLGLSAAACAFGAWMRLQRLEDEVARIERQRATLRPAVTAVLRTRAEIDSVQQRLAALDSLEAARPRWVPFFATLSDALPRQASLQSLRTDGAEVAVEGTASSASGVVIALGRADGLRGVRFASSVQREETAAGERERFSLRFGAPALLPSYAVPAGRASATRDPSSSRSASPAAFGGRP